Proteins co-encoded in one Sparus aurata chromosome 18, fSpaAur1.1, whole genome shotgun sequence genomic window:
- the slc25a5 gene encoding ADP/ATP translocase 2 — translation MSETAISFAKDFLAGGIAAAISKTAVAPIERVKLLLQVQHASKQISVDKQYKGIIDCVVRIPKEQGFLSFWRGNLANVIRYFPTQALNFAFKDKYKKIFLDGVDKRKQFWRYFAGNLASGGAAGATSLCFVYPLDFARTRLAADVGKAGAGREFKGLGDCLVKISKSDGIKGLYQGFSVSVQGIIIYRAAYFGVYDTAKGMLPDPKNTHIFVSWMIAQSVTAVAGLISYPFDTVRRRMMMQSGRKGADIMYSGTIDCWRKIVRDEGSKAFFKGAWSNVLRGMGGAFVLVLYDELKKVI, via the exons ATGAGTGAAACAGCTATTTCCTTCGCAAAGGACTTCTTGGCAGGTGGTATCGCCGCTGCCATCTCCAAAACCGCCGTAGCTCCCATCGAGAGAGTCAAGCTTCTCCTCCAG GTTCAACATGCCAGCAAACAGATCTCAGTTGACAAGCAGTACAAGGGCATCATCGACTGTGTCGTCCGTATCCCCAAAGAGCAGGGCTTCCTCTCGTTCTGGAGAGGGAACCTGGCCAACGTCATCCGATACTTCCCCACTCAGGCCCTCAACTTCGCTTTCAAGGACAAATACAAGAAGATTTTCCTTGACGGCGTGGACAAGCGCAAACAGTTTTGGAGATACTTTGCGGGTAACCTGGCGTCTGGCGGTGCTGCCGGAGCCACATCGCTGTGTTTCGTTTACCCCCTCGACTTCGCCAGAACACGTCTGGCCGCTGATGTCGGCAAAGCTGGTGCAGGGCGTGAGTTCAAAGGCCTGGGAGACTGTTTGGTGAAGATCTCCAAGTCTGATGGCATCAAGGGTCTGTACCAGGGCTTCAGCGTCTCAGTGCAGGGCATCATCATCTACAGAGCTGCTTACTTTGGTGTCTACGACACAGCAAAGG GCATGCTTCCAGACCCCAAGAACACGCACATTTTTGTCAGCTGGATGATTGCTCAGTCCGTCACTGCTGTCGCTGGTCTTATTTCCTACCCTTTCGACACCGTCCGTCGTCGTATGATGATGCAGTCTGGACGCAAAGGAG CTGACATCATGTACAGTGGCACCATTGACTGCTGGAGGAAGATCGTGCGTGACGAGGGCTCCAAGGCCTTCTTCAAGGGAGCCTGGTCTAACGTGCTCAGAGGCATGGGTGGCGCCTTCGTGCTCGTCTTGTACGATGAGCTCAAGAAAGTCATCTAA
- the slc25a43 gene encoding solute carrier family 25 member 43, with the protein MASVKKDDRLTRSQSFMCVGFAGFFSKTVTSPLEVVKIKSQVGTFHSKRGFWQSFLLVYQNEGLRAFWKGNLTSCLRLFPYTAVHLTTYKKIVHLHMDELGFISQWRAILAGGLAGVAAALVTYPLEVAETRLIVQNCRQPTYIGVVHTLSKIYGSEGLLALYRGFSLTLLGAFPFSVGFYVVHMNLDKIWQEPPFRFTPLQNFINGCLAAGVAQTLSYPFETVKRKMQAQSARLPHFGGVDVHFSGTIDCFRQVVRNKGVLSLWSGLAANTIKIVPYFGLLFTCFEMCKQVCLYRNGYIISPLSYKLAPGVDQSLGPNELQEVKRYLKNRNFGSGETSFGNQW; encoded by the exons ATGGCCTCAGTGAAAAAGGACGACAGGCTGACGAGGTCTCAGAGCTTCATGTGTGTCGGTTTCGCAGGATTTTTCAGCAAAACCGTCACGTCGCCTCTGGAGGTGGTTAAAATTAAGAGTCAGGTGGGAACTTTTCACTCCAAGAGAGGCTTCTGGCAAAGTTTCCTCCTCGTCTACCAGAATGAGGGACTTCGGGCATTTTGGAAAGGAAATCTAACTTCTTGTCTGCGGTTGTTCCCTTACACAGCAGTTCACCTCACAACATACAAAAA GATAGTCCACCTTCACATGGATGAACTGGGCTTCATCTCTCAGTGGAGAGCCATTCTGGCTGGTGGACTTGCTGGCGTTGCTGCTGCATTGGTCACGTACCCTCTGGAGGTGGCAGAAACAAGGCTCATCGTCCAGAACTGCAGACAGCCCACGTACATCGGTGTCGTTCACACACTGTCAAAGATCTACGGGAGCGAAGGGCTGCTCGCCCTCTACAGGGGCTTCTCTCTCACTTTATTGG GTGCTTTCCCCTTTTCTGTCGGGTTCTATGTGGTTCACATGAACCTGGACAAGATTTGGCAGGAGCCTCCTTTTCGCTTCACTCCCCTCCAGAACTTCATTAATGGCTGTTTGGCAGCGGGAGTGGCCCAAACCCTCTCCTACCCTTTTGAAACTGTAAAGCGGAAGATGCAG GCGCAGAGTGCCCGTCTTCCCCATTTTGGTGGAGTAGACGTCCATTTCAGTGGAACGATAGACTGTTTCAGACAAGTTGTGAGAAACAAGGGCGTCCTCTCACTGTGGAGCGGCCTTGCAGCCAACACAATAAAG ATTGTTCCCTATTTCGGCCTTCTTTTCACCTGCTTCGAGATGTGTAAGCAGGTTTGCCTTTACCGCAACGGGTACATCATCTCACCCCTGAGCTACAAACTTGCACCGGGGGTCGACCAGAGCCTCGGGCCGAACGAGCTGCAAGAGGTGAAGCGATACTTGAAGAACAGGAACTTTGGTTCAGGGGAGACCTCTTTTGGAAACCAGTGGTGA